The following are encoded together in the Thalassomonas haliotis genome:
- a CDS encoding glycine C-acetyltransferase, translated as MSSNFYSHLQTQLQQVKEDGLYKDERVITSAQQAQIAVSTGEKVINFCANNYLGLANHPDLIAAAKQGLDEHGFGMASVRFICGTQDIHKTLEQKLSDFLGMEDTILYSSCFDANAGLFETLLGPEDAIISDALNHASIIDGVRLCKAKRFRYANNDMAELEKCLQQADEAGARFKLIATDGVFSMDGVIANLKGICDLADKYNALVMVDDSHAVGFVGEQGRGSHEHCEVMGRVDIITGTLGKAMGGASGGYTSGKKEVIDWLRQRSRPYLFSNSLAPAIVNASIKTLELLADGDKLRQQLKTNATYFREQMEAAGFTCAGADHAIIPVMLGDAKVAGAMANRLLNEGIYVIGFSFPVVPKGQARIRTQISAAHSKAQLDQAIEAFTRIGKDMGLI; from the coding sequence ATGTCATCGAATTTTTATAGTCACCTGCAAACTCAGTTGCAACAAGTCAAAGAAGACGGTTTATACAAGGATGAGCGGGTGATCACCAGTGCTCAACAAGCGCAAATTGCCGTGAGTACAGGCGAAAAGGTTATTAATTTTTGTGCCAACAACTATTTAGGCCTGGCCAACCACCCGGATCTGATTGCCGCCGCCAAGCAGGGCCTGGATGAGCACGGTTTTGGTATGGCTTCGGTACGTTTTATTTGCGGTACTCAGGATATTCATAAAACCCTGGAGCAGAAACTCAGCGATTTTCTCGGCATGGAAGACACCATTTTATATTCTTCCTGTTTTGACGCCAACGCCGGTTTATTTGAAACCCTGTTGGGGCCGGAAGATGCCATTATCAGCGATGCCCTTAACCATGCCTCGATTATCGACGGCGTGCGTTTATGTAAGGCGAAGCGTTTCCGCTATGCCAACAATGATATGGCGGAGCTGGAAAAGTGCCTGCAGCAGGCGGATGAAGCCGGGGCACGTTTTAAATTGATCGCCACCGACGGTGTTTTTTCCATGGACGGCGTGATTGCCAACCTTAAAGGCATCTGTGACTTGGCGGATAAATATAATGCCCTGGTGATGGTAGATGACTCCCACGCGGTCGGTTTTGTCGGCGAGCAGGGACGAGGCAGCCATGAGCACTGTGAAGTGATGGGCCGGGTGGATATTATCACAGGTACTTTAGGCAAGGCCATGGGCGGTGCTTCCGGCGGTTATACCTCAGGTAAAAAAGAAGTGATCGACTGGTTACGTCAGCGTTCACGTCCGTATTTATTCTCTAACTCGCTGGCGCCGGCGATTGTTAATGCCTCCATCAAAACCCTGGAGTTACTGGCGGACGGTGATAAGTTAAGACAACAATTAAAAACCAATGCCACTTATTTCCGCGAACAGATGGAAGCGGCAGGTTTTACCTGTGCCGGCGCCGACCATGCCATTATTCCTGTGATGCTTGGCGATGCCAAGGTTGCCGGAGCAATGGCCAACCGTTTATTAAACGAAGGCATTTATGTGATCGGTTTCTCTTTCCCTGTGGTACCTAAAGGCCAGGCGCGTATCCGTACCCAGATCTCTGCCGCCCACAGCAAAGCACAGCTGGACCAGGCGATAGAAGCCTTTACCCGTATCGGTAAAGACATGGGCCTTATCTAA
- the waaA gene encoding lipid IV(A) 3-deoxy-D-manno-octulosonic acid transferase → MLKYHLALLLYRFFLLINLPVIIIVLLIRSTKHKAYRQRLTERLGLLPGGLKSGGIVIHAASVGEVMALKAFIEQVLAAYPELPVTLTTFTPTGSAQVKKLFADRVQHCYLPLDIWPCSTLFLRTLAPKAMVFMETELWPNLLGQSAGKNIPLLLVNGRLSENSMKSYRKLSWLITPALQRFDTILPQSQPHRDNFLALGAKADTCIVSGNLKFDISQTAEISNKQEELSQLMANRGPVWIAASTHEGDEQLILAAYKKITLNTPKLLLVMVPRHPERFEKVHQLCLDAGLSVIKRSSNQPLDDDSQVWLLDTLGELMAAYALSDIVTIGGTFSHIGGHNPLEPALFKKPVIVGSDMSNFAEIHRQFNREQAVIEIPAQGDVSTTLAEQVQHLLDSPQQAQNLGQNGYDIVRQNQGASAFSLEQLSRLLAGNS, encoded by the coding sequence ATGTTGAAATATCACCTGGCATTGTTACTTTACCGCTTCTTTTTATTAATAAACCTGCCTGTTATCATTATAGTGCTGCTTATTCGTTCAACCAAGCATAAGGCATACCGGCAGCGACTGACCGAAAGATTAGGTCTGCTCCCCGGGGGCCTAAAGTCCGGCGGCATAGTGATCCATGCCGCCAGTGTCGGTGAAGTTATGGCGTTAAAAGCCTTTATCGAACAGGTGTTGGCGGCTTACCCTGAACTGCCGGTCACCCTCACCACCTTTACCCCTACCGGCTCGGCGCAGGTAAAAAAACTTTTTGCCGACCGGGTGCAGCACTGCTATCTGCCCTTGGATATCTGGCCGTGCAGCACCCTCTTCCTCCGCACACTTGCCCCGAAAGCCATGGTATTTATGGAAACAGAGTTATGGCCTAATTTACTCGGCCAGAGCGCCGGAAAAAATATCCCGTTACTCCTTGTTAACGGCCGCCTGTCAGAAAACTCCATGAAAAGTTACCGCAAACTGAGCTGGTTAATCACCCCGGCATTGCAGCGTTTCGATACCATCCTGCCCCAAAGCCAGCCGCACAGGGATAACTTCCTGGCCTTGGGGGCCAAGGCGGACACCTGCATAGTATCGGGCAATCTAAAATTCGACATCTCGCAAACGGCAGAAATCAGCAATAAGCAAGAAGAATTATCGCAACTGATGGCGAACAGGGGGCCGGTTTGGATCGCCGCCAGCACCCATGAGGGAGACGAACAGCTGATTTTAGCCGCTTATAAGAAAATCACCCTTAACACCCCCAAATTATTGCTGGTGATGGTGCCGCGCCATCCCGAGCGCTTCGAAAAAGTCCACCAGTTATGCCTGGATGCCGGGTTATCGGTCATCAAGCGCTCAAGCAACCAGCCCCTGGACGACGATAGCCAGGTATGGCTGCTGGATACCCTGGGAGAGTTGATGGCGGCTTATGCCCTGTCGGATATTGTCACCATCGGCGGCACTTTCAGCCATATCGGCGGCCACAACCCGCTGGAACCGGCCTTGTTTAAAAAACCTGTGATTGTCGGCAGTGATATGAGTAATTTTGCTGAAATCCACCGGCAATTTAACCGGGAACAGGCGGTGATAGAAATCCCCGCACAGGGAGATGTCAGCACCACTTTGGCAGAGCAGGTACAACACCTGCTCGACTCGCCGCAGCAGGCGCAAAACTTAGGGCAGAACGGCTATGACATTGTTCGGCAAAACCAGGGAGCCAGTGCTTTTAGCCTGGAGCAGTTAAGCCGGTTATTAGCGGGCAACAGCTAA
- a CDS encoding glycosyltransferase family 9 protein encodes MPGQITAPKNLCLLRLSAIGDVCHAVAMVQHIQRHWPETKITWVIGKIEASLLQGLDNVEFIIFDKRAGLQGYRDLRAQLKSRQFELLLHMQVALRASLASLCIPARVKIGFDRKRAIEGQWLFTNKGIAAQEHPHVLDGFMGFARALGLEPASPQWQMPITDQDMLWASELFSGERPLAVICPAASKAERNWHARGYAQAADHLAQLGFLPVICGGPTALEQQLAGEIIGLSQTRIENLVGRTSLKQLLAVLKLAHLVIAPDTGPAHMAVTVNTPVIGLYAHSNPHRTGPYLYQHYVVSCYQQAVQKQYGKPLSKLPWGIRAKGSELMHDISIEQVKDKIRQLVADHYPELSQP; translated from the coding sequence ATGCCGGGTCAAATAACTGCTCCAAAAAATCTATGTTTATTACGTTTATCCGCCATTGGCGATGTTTGTCATGCCGTGGCTATGGTGCAGCACATCCAGCGCCACTGGCCCGAGACTAAAATCACTTGGGTAATAGGTAAGATAGAAGCCAGCCTGCTGCAGGGACTGGACAATGTTGAGTTTATTATTTTTGATAAAAGAGCCGGGCTGCAAGGTTATCGGGATTTGCGTGCTCAGCTAAAGTCGCGGCAGTTTGAGCTCTTGCTGCATATGCAGGTCGCTTTGAGAGCCAGTTTGGCAAGCTTATGTATTCCCGCCAGGGTAAAGATTGGTTTTGACCGTAAGCGTGCCATCGAAGGCCAGTGGTTGTTTACCAATAAAGGTATTGCTGCCCAGGAGCATCCCCATGTGCTGGACGGTTTTATGGGCTTTGCCCGGGCGCTTGGGCTGGAGCCGGCCAGTCCGCAGTGGCAGATGCCGATCACAGATCAGGACATGCTCTGGGCCAGTGAGTTATTTAGTGGTGAGCGACCGCTGGCGGTGATTTGTCCCGCCGCCAGCAAGGCGGAGCGCAACTGGCATGCCCGGGGTTATGCACAAGCGGCGGATCATTTGGCGCAGCTGGGGTTTTTACCTGTGATCTGCGGCGGTCCGACAGCACTTGAGCAGCAACTGGCCGGGGAAATTATCGGGCTGAGTCAGACCCGGATAGAAAACCTGGTGGGGAGAACCAGTTTAAAGCAGCTGCTGGCGGTGCTTAAGTTAGCGCACCTGGTGATAGCCCCGGATACCGGGCCAGCGCATATGGCGGTAACGGTCAATACCCCGGTGATTGGTTTATACGCCCACAGCAACCCGCATCGCACCGGCCCTTATCTGTACCAGCACTATGTGGTCAGTTGCTACCAGCAGGCGGTGCAAAAACAATACGGCAAACCTTTAAGTAAACTTCCCTGGGGCATCAGGGCCAAAGGCAGTGAACTGATGCATGACATCAGCATCGAGCAGGTGAAAGATAAAATCCGTCAACTGGTCGCCGATCATTATCCGGAATTGAGCCAGCCGTAA
- a CDS encoding 3-deoxy-D-manno-octulosonic acid kinase, translated as MNQPAIVKPCREKVLQQDNVYCVFDQEKISDFSPDMLSEKYWLKQNAVSGSAQGRGTTWFISHQEQQWVLRHYYRGGLIGKFNKDSYWFSGQKNTRAAREFSLLLTLEQLGLPAPHPVAYRVKRQGLFYRADLLSTRIKDAEDLVAILSRESLDKSLWADIGATIRRFHDHGIYHHDLNAHNILLDRQHKVSLIDFDRGEQRAVKQSWQQANMERLLRSFRKEQNKIPGFHWQEDNWHMLQQGYRQKN; from the coding sequence TTGAACCAGCCAGCAATTGTAAAACCTTGCCGGGAAAAAGTTTTACAGCAGGACAATGTTTACTGTGTCTTTGACCAAGAAAAAATCTCCGATTTCTCCCCGGATATGCTCAGCGAAAAGTACTGGCTAAAACAAAACGCCGTCAGCGGCAGCGCCCAGGGCAGGGGCACGACCTGGTTCATCTCGCACCAGGAGCAGCAATGGGTACTCAGACATTATTACCGCGGAGGTTTGATCGGCAAATTCAATAAAGACAGCTACTGGTTTAGCGGACAAAAAAATACCCGTGCGGCCCGGGAATTCTCCTTATTGTTAACCTTAGAGCAACTCGGCTTACCGGCACCGCACCCCGTGGCCTACCGGGTGAAACGTCAGGGGCTTTTTTACCGTGCCGATCTGCTGTCCACCCGCATAAAAGATGCCGAAGATCTGGTGGCGATATTAAGCCGGGAAAGCCTGGATAAGAGCCTGTGGGCAGATATCGGCGCCACCATACGGCGTTTTCATGATCACGGCATTTACCACCATGATTTAAATGCCCATAACATTTTACTGGACCGGCAGCATAAGGTTTCGCTGATCGACTTTGACCGCGGCGAGCAACGCGCTGTCAAGCAAAGCTGGCAACAGGCGAATATGGAAAGGTTATTGAGATCTTTTCGCAAAGAACAAAATAAAATACCCGGTTTTCACTGGCAAGAAGATAACTGGCACATGCTGCAACAGGGTTACCGCCAGAAAAACTAA
- a CDS encoding TetR/AcrR family transcriptional regulator has translation MKTRDKIIQASIALFNEQGERNVTTNHIAAHLGISPGNLYYHFRNKEDIILSIYEEYARNLVLETFPQVSPDVKPLDAIILYMDAVFQAMMKFRFFYSNLPVLLAKNPSLRDKYVSVQQSIAERVSQLLVSLRDADMMDFDVEELPDIVSILRLVNTFWISFYQTQNIDVEINDAVFYQGVLKILVIIRPYITESAMPEFLKAREMYQQRYMNALHAA, from the coding sequence ATGAAGACGCGTGATAAAATAATACAAGCAAGTATTGCATTATTTAACGAGCAAGGGGAGCGTAATGTAACGACCAATCATATTGCCGCCCACCTCGGTATCAGCCCGGGTAACCTCTATTATCATTTTCGCAATAAAGAAGACATTATCTTATCGATTTATGAAGAATATGCCCGCAACCTGGTATTGGAAACCTTTCCCCAGGTCTCTCCCGATGTTAAACCCCTGGATGCCATTATTCTTTATATGGATGCCGTATTCCAGGCCATGATGAAGTTTCGCTTTTTCTACAGTAACTTACCTGTATTGTTGGCGAAAAATCCAAGTTTGCGCGATAAATATGTCAGCGTCCAGCAATCCATTGCCGAGCGGGTCAGCCAGCTGCTGGTATCCTTGCGCGATGCTGATATGATGGACTTTGATGTTGAAGAGTTGCCGGACATTGTCAGCATCTTACGTCTGGTGAATACCTTTTGGATCAGCTTCTACCAGACGCAGAATATCGATGTTGAGATCAACGATGCCGTGTTCTATCAGGGAGTGCTAAAAATCCTGGTGATCATCCGTCCCTATATCACGGAATCCGCCATGCCTGAATTTCTCAAAGCCAGAGAAATGTACCAGCAACGTTATATGAATGCCCTGCATGCGGCTTAG
- the coaD gene encoding pantetheine-phosphate adenylyltransferase, with protein sequence MTIKAIYPGTFDPVTNGHTDLIERASHLFSEVIVGVAASPSKKPRFELAQRVDMIRQVTQHLSNVTVVGFSGLLVDFAKTNQAKVLIRGLRAVSDFEYEFQLANMNRRLSPELESVFLTPAEENSFISSTLVKEVALHQGDVSQFVHPVVKAALTQSVKT encoded by the coding sequence ATGACAATAAAAGCAATTTACCCGGGCACCTTTGATCCGGTGACCAACGGACACACAGATCTGATTGAACGGGCCAGCCATTTATTCAGTGAAGTTATCGTCGGCGTGGCAGCCAGTCCAAGTAAAAAACCCAGATTTGAACTGGCACAGCGGGTCGATATGATCCGGCAAGTCACCCAACACCTCAGCAATGTCACTGTGGTCGGTTTCAGCGGCCTGCTGGTGGATTTTGCCAAAACCAACCAGGCTAAAGTGCTGATCCGCGGCTTGCGGGCGGTATCGGATTTTGAATATGAATTTCAACTGGCCAATATGAACCGGCGTTTATCCCCTGAGCTGGAAAGTGTGTTCCTGACACCGGCGGAAGAGAATTCTTTTATCTCTTCCACCCTGGTCAAAGAAGTCGCTTTACACCAGGGGGATGTCAGTCAGTTCGTTCACCCGGTAGTAAAAGCAGCCTTAACTCAAAGCGTTAAAACTTAA
- the mutM gene encoding bifunctional DNA-formamidopyrimidine glycosylase/DNA-(apurinic or apyrimidinic site) lyase, producing the protein MPELPEVEVCRLGISPHILGQQVTDVIVRNARLRWPIPDEVKLLVGHKVQAVDRRSKYLLIRFETGTLVLHLGMSGTIRVIKADTPVAKHDHFDLVFGGNTALRLNDPRRFGAVLWLDQHQDDQGLLSKLGPEPLSDDFAYGYLYSKAKNRKVAIKTLLMNNQIVVGVGNIYANEALFQAGILPTTASNTISEQRLDKLTDIIKEVLKAAIKQGGTTLKDFTQADGRPGYFAQSLFVYGRAGEPCLQCSSELLEVRQGNRSSVYCPSCQKD; encoded by the coding sequence ATGCCCGAATTACCCGAAGTTGAAGTATGTCGCCTGGGGATCAGCCCCCATATTCTCGGTCAGCAAGTCACAGATGTGATTGTCAGAAATGCCAGGTTGCGCTGGCCGATCCCGGATGAGGTCAAGCTGCTGGTGGGTCATAAAGTGCAGGCGGTGGATCGCCGCTCTAAGTATTTATTGATCCGCTTTGAAACCGGTACCTTAGTGTTACATTTGGGCATGTCGGGCACTATCCGGGTGATCAAGGCGGATACGCCTGTGGCCAAACATGATCATTTTGACCTGGTGTTTGGCGGTAACACGGCCTTGCGCCTGAATGATCCCCGTCGGTTCGGGGCGGTATTATGGCTGGATCAGCATCAGGATGACCAGGGGTTGCTAAGCAAGTTAGGACCCGAACCCCTCAGTGACGATTTTGCCTATGGTTATCTCTACAGCAAGGCAAAAAACCGTAAAGTGGCCATTAAAACCCTGCTGATGAACAACCAGATTGTGGTCGGGGTCGGTAATATCTATGCCAATGAAGCCCTGTTCCAGGCGGGAATTTTACCGACTACGGCGTCAAACACTATCAGCGAACAGCGGCTGGATAAGTTAACAGATATTATCAAAGAAGTGCTGAAAGCAGCGATCAAACAGGGAGGCACCACCTTAAAAGATTTTACCCAGGCGGATGGCCGTCCCGGATATTTTGCCCAGTCCCTGTTTGTTTATGGTCGGGCCGGAGAGCCTTGTTTGCAGTGCAGCAGTGAGCTGCTGGAGGTAAGACAGGGCAACCGCAGTTCGGTATATTGCCCCAGCTGCCAAAAGGATTAA
- the rpmG gene encoding 50S ribosomal protein L33: MRDKIRLVSSAGTGHFYTTDKNKKTMPEKMEIKKFDPKARKHVMYKEAKIK; this comes from the coding sequence ATGCGTGATAAAATTCGTTTAGTTTCCAGCGCCGGTACAGGTCATTTTTATACTACTGATAAGAATAAAAAGACTATGCCTGAAAAAATGGAAATCAAAAAATTTGATCCAAAAGCACGTAAACACGTGATGTATAAAGAAGCTAAAATCAAGTAA
- the rpmB gene encoding 50S ribosomal protein L28, whose product MSKVCQVTGKKPVVGNNRSHARNATRRRFLPNLQSHRFWVESENRFVKLRLTPKGMRIIDKKGIDAVLADIRARGEKV is encoded by the coding sequence ATGTCTAAAGTTTGCCAAGTAACAGGCAAAAAACCAGTCGTAGGGAACAACCGTTCTCACGCAAGAAACGCAACTCGTCGTCGTTTCTTACCTAACCTTCAATCTCACCGTTTTTGGGTTGAAAGTGAAAATCGTTTCGTTAAATTACGTTTAACCCCTAAAGGTATGCGTATTATCGATAAAAAAGGCATTGATGCTGTATTAGCAGACATCCGTGCTCGCGGCGAAAAAGTTTAA
- a CDS encoding AAA family ATPase yields MMILVGGEKGGSGKSCLAQNLAVFFAREKDAIVLMVDCDPQRTTSDWIQARNTDPTLPAINCIQLYGKIRNDLLSLNQHYDHVIVDCGGQDNLALRAAMSVADHVIIPLRPKRRDLKTVAHMEDMLSTCKMVNPKMLASFVITQCPSLPNQASRILEAKEVCSSYGINVLDAVTFSRNVYDDSEEKGSSVLEIDAEGKAAGEIIAIAEEILAMKPDNSHEFN; encoded by the coding sequence ATGATGATATTAGTGGGTGGTGAAAAAGGCGGTAGCGGCAAGAGCTGCCTGGCGCAAAATCTGGCGGTGTTTTTTGCCCGAGAAAAAGATGCCATTGTGCTGATGGTGGATTGCGATCCGCAAAGAACCACTTCCGACTGGATTCAGGCACGCAATACCGATCCGACCCTGCCCGCGATTAATTGTATTCAACTCTACGGTAAAATACGCAACGACTTATTGAGCCTGAACCAACATTATGATCATGTCATTGTCGATTGCGGCGGCCAGGACAATTTGGCATTGCGTGCGGCGATGTCGGTGGCAGATCATGTGATCATTCCGTTAAGGCCGAAACGACGGGACTTAAAAACCGTGGCCCATATGGAAGATATGCTCAGCACCTGTAAGATGGTCAATCCGAAAATGCTTGCCTCTTTTGTGATCACTCAGTGTCCCTCTTTACCCAATCAGGCCAGCCGTATTCTTGAAGCAAAAGAAGTGTGCAGCTCTTATGGTATTAATGTGCTCGATGCCGTGACTTTCAGCCGTAATGTTTATGATGACAGTGAAGAAAAAGGCTCTTCGGTACTGGAGATTGATGCCGAGGGAAAAGCGGCCGGTGAAATCATTGCTATTGCCGAAGAGATATTGGCAATGAAACCGGACAACTCGCATGAGTTTAACTGA
- a CDS encoding PilZ domain-containing protein, translating to MRDGSSLDIERRGAFRLDMEKEMVDVGWTDGSGQQYQKKVTCVDFSRTGVRLDSDQPIPLETKTHVLFKAANPGSKSMTGKVVRCKKQDNGWFEIALQLDD from the coding sequence ATGAGAGACGGTAGTAGTTTAGATATCGAACGCCGGGGGGCTTTTCGACTGGATATGGAAAAGGAAATGGTGGATGTTGGCTGGACCGATGGCAGCGGTCAGCAATATCAGAAAAAAGTGACTTGTGTTGATTTTTCCCGCACCGGTGTCAGGCTCGACAGCGATCAGCCTATTCCGCTGGAGACAAAGACCCATGTCTTGTTTAAGGCGGCGAATCCCGGCAGTAAGTCGATGACAGGTAAAGTTGTGCGCTGTAAAAAGCAGGACAATGGTTGGTTTGAAATTGCATTGCAGTTGGATGATTAG
- the radC gene encoding RadC family protein → MLKDWPDLERPREKLLHLGAESLTDAELLAIFLRTGVKGCHVVELAQQLLKNFGSISGIYRAEHDEFCQQHGLGSAKFVQLQACLEMSKRYLAEQMKNGQELLSSQATRDYLIAELRHETREVFAVLYLNNQHQVLKFERLFFGTVDAAAVYPRIVVEQAIKHHAAAVILSHNHPSGLAEASIADKQITQRLIQALNLVDIRVLDHMIVAGGHCYSFAEHGDLA, encoded by the coding sequence ATGTTAAAGGACTGGCCTGATCTCGAACGTCCCAGGGAAAAGTTGCTGCATCTGGGGGCGGAAAGTTTAACCGATGCCGAGCTGCTGGCGATTTTTTTAAGAACCGGGGTCAAGGGCTGCCATGTGGTTGAGCTGGCGCAACAGCTGCTCAAGAACTTTGGCAGTATTTCCGGCATATACCGGGCGGAACATGATGAGTTTTGCCAACAGCACGGACTGGGCAGCGCCAAATTTGTCCAGTTGCAGGCCTGCCTGGAAATGTCGAAACGTTATCTGGCGGAGCAAATGAAAAACGGCCAGGAGCTGCTTTCGTCACAGGCGACCCGGGATTATCTCATTGCCGAATTGCGCCATGAAACCCGGGAAGTGTTTGCCGTGTTATATCTGAATAACCAACACCAGGTTCTTAAGTTTGAACGGCTGTTTTTCGGCACCGTCGATGCGGCAGCGGTTTATCCGCGGATCGTGGTGGAGCAGGCGATTAAACACCATGCCGCCGCGGTGATCCTCAGCCACAACCATCCCTCCGGCCTGGCCGAGGCCAGTATTGCCGATAAACAAATTACCCAAAGATTGATACAGGCGTTAAATTTAGTCGATATCCGGGTGCTGGATCACATGATAGTGGCCGGTGGTCATTGTTATTCTTTCGCCGAACATGGTGACTTAGCTTAG
- the coaBC gene encoding bifunctional phosphopantothenoylcysteine decarboxylase/phosphopantothenate--cysteine ligase CoaBC — protein MQILQDKKIVLGITGGIAAYKTPELVRRLKEQGADVRVVMTQGAKAFITPMTLQAVSANPVADSLLDPQAELAMGHIELAKWADLILIAPASANTLARLAIGMADDLLSTICLASAAPVVLAPAMNQQMWHASATQANVDTLKQRRITFWGPGAGEQACGDVGLGRMLEPEELTQLCCQLYQEKTLAGQHWLLTAGPTREAIDPVRYISNHSSGKMGYAIARAAVNAGARVTLITGPVNLPAPRGCRVIQVNSALEMHQQALAFAPEASVFVACAAVADYRLADIATQKIKKTADDMVLKLVKNPDIVADVAALHQRPFTVGFAAETRDVEQYARGKLSRKKLDLIAANDVAREGQGFNSENNALTVFSADSATEIALADKQQVANQLITIINQSYQAKRSPTE, from the coding sequence ATGCAAATTCTTCAGGACAAAAAAATTGTTCTTGGGATCACCGGCGGAATAGCAGCCTATAAAACCCCGGAACTGGTCAGGCGCCTTAAAGAGCAGGGGGCCGATGTCAGGGTGGTGATGACCCAGGGAGCAAAAGCCTTTATTACCCCGATGACTTTACAGGCGGTATCAGCCAACCCGGTTGCCGACAGTTTACTGGACCCACAGGCCGAACTGGCCATGGGCCATATAGAACTCGCCAAATGGGCAGATCTGATTTTGATCGCCCCGGCAAGCGCCAATACCCTGGCCCGGCTGGCAATCGGTATGGCAGATGACCTGCTCAGCACTATCTGTTTAGCCAGCGCCGCCCCTGTAGTGCTGGCCCCGGCCATGAACCAGCAAATGTGGCATGCCAGCGCCACCCAGGCCAATGTTGACACCCTTAAGCAGCGCCGGATCACCTTCTGGGGACCGGGTGCGGGCGAACAGGCCTGTGGCGATGTCGGTTTGGGCCGCATGTTGGAACCGGAAGAATTAACCCAACTTTGCTGCCAGCTGTACCAGGAAAAAACCCTGGCTGGCCAACATTGGCTGCTCACTGCCGGCCCTACCCGGGAAGCCATAGACCCGGTACGCTATATTTCCAACCACAGCTCAGGAAAAATGGGCTATGCCATTGCCCGCGCCGCGGTAAATGCCGGTGCCCGGGTGACCCTGATCACCGGTCCGGTAAACTTGCCTGCTCCCCGGGGCTGCCGGGTCATCCAGGTCAACAGCGCCTTGGAAATGCATCAACAGGCCCTGGCATTTGCCCCCGAGGCCAGTGTTTTTGTTGCCTGCGCCGCGGTAGCCGATTACCGCCTGGCGGATATCGCCACGCAGAAAATCAAAAAAACCGCCGACGACATGGTGCTCAAGCTGGTTAAAAACCCGGATATTGTCGCCGATGTTGCCGCCCTGCATCAGCGTCCCTTTACCGTAGGTTTTGCCGCCGAAACCCGGGACGTTGAGCAATATGCCCGCGGCAAACTCAGCCGTAAAAAACTGGACCTGATCGCCGCCAATGACGTCGCCAGGGAAGGACAAGGATTTAACAGTGAAAACAATGCTCTGACGGTATTTAGTGCCGACAGCGCCACCGAGATTGCTTTGGCGGATAAACAGCAAGTGGCCAACCAGCTGATCACCATAATCAATCAAAGCTATCAGGCAAAAAGATCCCCCACAGAATAA
- the slmA gene encoding nucleoid occlusion factor SlmA, which yields MSANQKPNRKQQILECLALMLQTSPGQRITTAKLAAEVGVSEAALYRHFPSKARMFEGLIEFIEESIFSRINLILGDHKEALVRCHHILHVMLIFAERNPGMCRILSGDAIMGENERLGIRVNQFFEKLESQFKQVLRERKLREGKGFDIPEQALANMLVSYTEGKISQYVRSSFNKKPSDDFNEQWQFLMASK from the coding sequence ATGTCGGCTAATCAGAAACCAAATCGTAAGCAACAAATTTTAGAATGCCTGGCGTTAATGTTACAAACCAGCCCGGGACAACGCATTACTACGGCGAAACTCGCCGCCGAAGTGGGCGTATCTGAAGCGGCTTTATATCGCCACTTTCCTTCCAAGGCACGGATGTTCGAAGGGTTAATCGAATTTATTGAAGAGTCTATTTTTTCCCGTATCAATTTGATCTTGGGGGATCATAAAGAAGCCCTGGTCCGCTGCCACCATATCCTGCATGTGATGCTTATCTTCGCCGAGCGCAACCCGGGCATGTGCCGCATCTTATCCGGCGATGCCATCATGGGGGAAAATGAACGTTTAGGCATCCGGGTGAACCAATTTTTTGAAAAACTCGAATCCCAGTTCAAACAAGTCTTGCGTGAACGTAAGCTGCGTGAAGGCAAAGGTTTCGACATCCCGGAACAGGCCCTGGCCAATATGCTGGTTTCCTACACCGAAGGGAAAATCAGCCAGTATGTACGTTCGAGTTTCAACAAAAAACCCAGTGATGACTTTAATGAGCAATGGCAATTTTTAATGGCCAGTAAATAA